A window of Quercus robur chromosome 12, dhQueRobu3.1, whole genome shotgun sequence genomic DNA:
AATATGCATTCAAATTTACACTAATCTAACCAAGAAATTTAACATcagttatctttttttcttttttcttttttaatttgatagttacatcAAGAATGAGATATTTAAACCTTAAAGGTCATTGAAATACTATGAGGTGCCAAATTGTCaactagttgagttacaaaactcttgataaTATTAGTTATCAATTGAATTGCAACAACTCAAATATTACCAATTAGTAATATAAAGTATCTTTTAGGGGTAGGGGAAAATAATAGCATTCATCTCTATTTATGTACCacattttaaataatacaccTTAAAAACTGAATTTAAGTTTTACAATTCCAAATAAAGCGATTCAAtactatataaaatttgatcttctctaaacaaattttaaagaaGATTTAGTATAATTTTCCACAACCCTTTCcatcttctcttctcttttttgttaaCCTCCTATCTCTCTCaccttcccaaaaaaaatccacccATCTCCCTCCTTTCAAACATGGaccttttttataaaaaaatgttacgttcacaacattttcacaacaaatcctactTGACAgattgttactggttgttattgttgggtcgaaaaagtaatctcagtggtAGGTTCagatttgaaccaataacaactaaatATCTatgttttgttgtgaaattgttgtaagcgtaacacttcttttttcttttttaatatcttaaaaGCTTAAAAGGATTTTCCAAGAACAGGCATCCTAATTTAAGCCTTCATTAATCTAAGTGGCTTGGGATTGCTTAAGACTAAAAGAGTTTCAACTTCCAAGTTCCAAGGTGTTTTCCAAGTAAAAATGTACATTCATCAGCTCCCGTGAACAACCAAAACAGCCCGGAgtataaatcaaaaaaaaaaaagaaaaaaaaaaaggaaaagaaaaaaagaagcagccTGGCGTAATATCAATCATTTTCATTAATAGTATTATAACTTGTCTTTTGTTCAACATATGCATAATCTCTTTCACAACAATGGACCCATAATGCATGACATAATTATTCCTTGATCACAAGatatcatatttcaatttcCACATGTTTGAAAACAGCAACCCACTAAAGCTATTCATGCATcatgaaagagaaagagagagagtcacGATGCACGTCCTAAGTCAAGCTTGTTTATCTCACGGGTTAGTAGCATTTCTGAAAGAGAAACTTCCAGAGTCTTTTACATCCCAAtgttaagaaaatcaaaaagttctGTTTCATTTAGATAGCATCTggaaataagttgaatagtataGTAGAAAGGAAcaagcctttttcttttcatgatGATTGTCCTACCACAACGGCCCTTTGCCGTAACCTTGTAAAGCCTGCCAATTTATCTAGACCAAAATTTCACATACAAACAAAACTACTTTCAGTATGTGACATATATCACACATGAAACACACACCCCAAAAAACAAACCtaaaatctataaatatttgCAAACTACATTGGTTGGTGTAATACAGAAACAATAACCTCCAACTTCGAAGGCCATTTGTTGCAAGCAAAATTCTCAAACTATCTCTTGTTTCCCAGAAGAGGTTCCTTTGGACTCTCTGAAAACTTCATTGGATTTGAATCATCCTCCCCAAACTTCTTCAGGGCTTGTCCTTGCTTACTTTGACCTCCCTGAAAAATATCCAGCATGTAATCTGATAAATCATTTAAGTTTCAGATTAACTCACTGCACTAAACATATAACATAGGTTATGAACCAAGCCTTTGTACTCATAAGCAGTTTAGAATCATGCTAGCAGCCAATATGTACAGACGAAGTTGCATTACCAAACAACAACTACAACCAAgctttagtcccaaaattttgggcttGGCTATAGATATCAAATAGAATAATTCACATAAGATATGGCTAAAAATAAGTGCTCCATGAATCTTatccaaaaatttataaataagaaGTGTTCCATGAAGACAGAACACATCAAATAGGATATTCATTGCCCTACTTTTTTATGTCCAAATCTCACCTCTACTTTCAGGTTCTAGTTTATATTCCCATGCTAGTGATTTAATCAAGAGTCATAAAAATGTACAATTAACAGATAAGTGAGGTTTACTCACTGCAGGCTTTTGACCAGTCAGCCTCCGATATGATTGAGGGCGTGTAAAAGACGAAGCAGCTGCAGCTGCTGCAGCAGCCACACGTATCCTGCAAAAGACATCACGTATTTCACATTCATTTAGTGAATTATAACTGACTGCAAGTACTAAAACCCAGCAAAATCAGATGACATCATACCTTTTATGTACATCAACATACACATCTGTCTCATCTACAATTTCCTCCTGCAGTTAGGAAGGGgagggtgaaaaaaaaaaaagatttccatAAGTTATGGATAAATGATGAGCAAATTTAACAAATAGCCTTTTGATCAAAAGGGCATTTCTTGGTCTTTCCCACATAGATATCCATGGGTCGAATCCTTCTCCCACTTAAAATGTATCCAAAAAGAATTCCTTTGCAAATTGAAATAATACGGGCACTTCTTTTGAAGTGTACAAAATCAAATTGGACCAATCCACTTGAggatttatattttaattagaagATTGGATCGGTTGGTACAAGCATTCAAAAGTACAATTTTTGGTGAGTCTGGATTGCTGCTACTCAGCCAAAGGTCAGGCAAATCAACAGAGAACTCCAGATATAAGTAATGGTGGAAATAGAGGCTTACTTGCAGAAGCTCTTCAAAAACATCCTCCAGGGTGATGATACCAATGACTTCCCCATCTTCAATATCCTCAGACAAAGATAGCAAGCTGCTTGTGACAGCACCATTTTTATGAACATTTTGCTTGTTTGTAATAGGCCTTGGAGGTTTCTCAATGTCAACGACAACACTTTCTGATTTATCATCACGGTTGGTTAGGAAGGGGACAGTTACTTGAGAATTCCCATTAGCTACTTTTTCTTCCTCAAATTTCTCCCCTTGGGGCCGAGGGTTCTTGCTCTTTCCTTTAACCTTCACAACAGCTGCCATATGACTGCTTCCTTTCTGAAACTCATTGAGGATATCATACAAAGGCATGTCTGATGGAACCCTGGGACATCAATGCATGAGAATTCATACTTTGCTCAGAGAGGAATGGAAATAAGAGATACTGAGGAGAAAAGGCCACACCTAGGAATTCTCCGAATGGAAACAGTACTGACTGGAGTTTCTGTTTCTGCTCGTACTGTGAGAAGACTTTTCACCTTAATCCCACAAATATTTACCAAATGTAATAACCAATTCAAAAATCAGTTCAGTACCAATAACAGGAAATccaattttcacattttaaaaggaaggagataaaaggagaaaaaaagatgaaggacATGCCATTACCAGTAAGAGACCAATAACGTTTTTGGGATTTCCAGAATAGACAGGGACACGACTATGACCTCGTGCAAGAATTTTTCCAATTGCTTCCCTGcttaaaaaagttgataaacATCTTTTATTAGTCTATTTCTGATCTATAAgtgtatatttaaaatttaaggcAAAAAATATCCCTGAATAATAAGGAACAGAACAGAAGAGTTATGCTCATCTTGTTCACCGAAAAGTGGTCCTAGAACTAGAAGcccatctctttttcttttatattctgTTTAAAAGAGCAGCATTGGCAAAAATAAGCATCCAGGAAATGTCATCCAGACTAGGGGACAAGGTTCTTATGCCTTAACTGTAGCTCCCATTATCATTGTTTCACATCTTGTCCTCATTGCCTAATTGCCTAAACAACCTACTCCAATTCTAGACAATATAAATATGGTACACATGGTTATACATGCTGACCATTATGATATGCTTAATTAATAGCTCACTCAACTCCTCTTTGGGCAACAATAGCTCCCAACAATTAAATGCCCATCCAGAAGCAAAATAGAAGGAAGTTAGAGCTTCTGTCACCAACTCATTGCCATAACCACAAGCAAAATGAACAGGAAGTTTAGAGAAAGTCAGGCTGAAGCCAAACTGACCAGTCCAATTTCGAATTGACATCCAAGGAAAATGTTGATTCGATGGGTGTCATAGCCTCCTTTGCAGTCTGTGTATCAAAAGGAACTTCAGAATTATGatcattttataaaacaaaggcaaagtaataaaaacataaagattttaaaattaactCAAATTAGATAACAGGAACTCGCCTGGAATTTTagtcaaaatatattttttttttttctgaagcAGGAGcatcagaatttttttgaagaaatacCGATAACTCAGCAGGTAAAACTAAGATTACACATTAACCAAGAAAGAACAATATGGATGATAATAGAAGTGTGGCTTGTCGACAAACTAAAACCTTTTTGGAGCAGAATgagcattatatatatatatatatatatatatattttgaagaaataCCAACAACTAAGCAGGTAAAACTAAGATTATGTGttgaccaaaaaaagaaaaccatatgACTGATAATATGACGTTTTGTCTTTGTACAAAGTAGGTGTCCAAGTGAGAGGCCACAATATTTCACCTTCAGAAAAATTAGATGGCTATTGGAATTTTTTGCTACATCTAAATATCAAGTACAAGTAGAGAAAACATTTGAaa
This region includes:
- the LOC126709270 gene encoding putative DUF21 domain-containing protein At1g03270 isoform X1; its protein translation is MMMKMNAAANGIVFEAEDTRFGTPWWFVYAGISCFLVLFAGIMSGLTLGLMSLGLVDLEILQRSGTVTEKKQAAVILPVVQKQHQLLVTLLLGNACAMEALPIYLDKIFHPFVAVLLSVTFVLAFGEIIPQAICSRYGLAVGANLVWLVRILMIICYPIAYPIGKVLDAVLGHNDALFRRAQLKALVSIHGQEAGKGGELTHDETTIISGALDLTEKTAKEAMTPIESTFSLDVNSKLDWEAIGKILARGHSRVPVYSGNPKNVIGLLLVKSLLTVRAETETPVSTVSIRRIPRVPSDMPLYDILNEFQKGSSHMAAVVKVKGKSKNPRPQGEKFEEEKVANGNSQVTVPFLTNRDDKSESVVVDIEKPPRPITNKQNVHKNGAVTSSLLSLSEDIEDGEVIGIITLEDVFEELLQEEIVDETDVYVDVHKRIRVAAAAAAAASSFTRPQSYRRLTGQKPAGGQSKQGQALKKFGEDDSNPMKFSESPKEPLLGNKR